One genomic segment of Desulfuromonas thiophila includes these proteins:
- a CDS encoding transposase: SIKGYLLREDFQRFWDYQRPDFAGKFLDNWVTRALQTDLEPMKKVARMLRSHKPLILNWFKAKGRLSSGAVEGMNLKAKLTMRKAFGFKTLKCLQIALYHELGKLPEPDYLHRFC; encoded by the coding sequence TCGATCAAAGGCTACCTGTTGCGCGAGGATTTCCAGCGGTTCTGGGACTATCAACGCCCCGACTTCGCGGGAAAGTTTCTCGACAACTGGGTGACCCGGGCACTTCAAACCGACTTGGAGCCGATGAAGAAAGTAGCCCGGATGCTGCGCAGCCACAAGCCGCTGATCCTCAACTGGTTCAAGGCCAAAGGGCGGCTTTCCAGCGGGGCCGTGGAGGGTATGAACCTCAAGGCGAAACTCACCATGAGAAAAGCCTTCGGTTTTAAAACCCTGAAATGCCTGCAAATCGCCTTATATCATGAACTTGGCAAGTTGCCGGAACCTGATTATCTCCACAGATTCTGCTGA